The DNA segment ATCAATCGTTTAGTACAATTATCAATTAATACTTGTTACaatgaagaagaaaatttgGAGCTTTTATAGTATTCAAAAGACGTATACGTAACGTGTTAAGTTACTATCAGTATAAGGATCTCAATTTTATTTTGGTACGATTCTTTGCTAATTTTAATCCCACAGATATCCTTTTAATGGAAACGCCTCTTCTACCCGTGCTGTGATCGGTGAAATTTAAACTGTTCATTTAAAATTATCGTTCATTCATTTAATCCCTTTTGCATAATCATACGATTCCACCTAAAATCACGATCTTGGGACTGATGATGGCAATCGTGTTGAATTTGTACAGTACGGAACCGAAGTTATCGTAGTTATATACACCGGTATTATTTTATGAAACGCGGTCAGTGAAATCCGGAAAGAATGCGGAAATATAAGGACACGTAGCATTTTTATGGAGAAACATCGTTTTCAAGTACATCTCGATTGTTCGTGTGATCATTCTTATCGCCGACTACTACTAGTAGTAGCCGATCATCGACCACTTTGTATGGCAGTTAATAACAATTCACATTTTTTCTGAACAatgtataataatattatatatatatatatatatatatatatatatatatatatatgttaccAAAACTGAAGGCATTGAATTGAAAACAAATGATAACTTGCAGTTATCCAACGATTACACGTTATACGAGAAAGAAACGATCGATTTCCTCCTTAAATAGCAATTCAACGGATTTCAAAGAGGTGCGATTTCATCGTGTAGCCACATATTATACATACTGAAaaatacacacgcgcgcgcgtttaCATATACATAGAATAAATTGAATGACAATTTACGTAGGTGTGACTCGCTGCTTGGCGTTAGGATAGTTAGGATGAAATTAACAAAACATTAACAGTAAAAATGTGTATAGCTTGATGTACGAAAGTTTCCCCCTATTCTCCTCTGAAGCTTTCAGCGATCAAAATGTATTCGTACGTGCATTTTAAGACTTAGAGGACACGTTGGTCatcgtttttctttttctttaaatgGTAGAGGAAATGATTTCTGCGAGTATAGAAAACGAAGATCGTTTAGTACTTAGATGAAGCCAAAGAGGCGTTATTTATATATGGACCGAAACTTGAAACTTCTATAAAGATTTATGTTCCAATTGGTAGTTTTAACTGTACGTCGCGCGTAGACGTATGACTGAATGAAATTTGTGCGTATCCAACTGTATGCGGTAAACGAAAGCTCGATggataatttaattttattttcaaaAGATTTCACCTTGATTTAGATCTAAAGAAGCCTTGCAATTATTACTCGTTTCTCAATTTATTCCCTTAAAAGCAAGATGTCTCCATCGTGGGAAAAAGTGGCATTCTACGAATTCGACGTTTAAAGCTGTTGACGCACTAAAGGGGAACGAATAGCATCGGTACCAAGGGAACGTGTGtgtaaatgaaaaatacaatgtgtgatttttataataattatgatGTTGAAAAGGATAGGCTTACAGATGGAAAATCAATTAGGGAGAGAAATCTGatgtttaataaaataaaagaaaaagaaaaaaaaataacgaaggagaagaagagaaaGGATTTCAAATAAACACCAAGTTATATATCATGTAAATTGTAGCGTGTGTAACACGTACCTATGAGATATTGTAAATATTGAAATGTAACTGGGGGTTTTACACATTTTTAAACCGAAGCGTCTGCATTAAGATAAACTTCGGCGTGTTTAGAAAAGTGCTTGAGAACCCACTCCAATGGATTATACACGACATTATAACGACCACTTAGTCAGATTATAATCCCTTGGAACATTTTCTGTAATAAATGGATAAAAAAACGGGGTATATAATATTATCTTACGGATTGATAATATAGTCGTACTGGTCGTAGGCGTTGTAGGATTATTTAACTCTGCATGCTTAGTCGATTGCTCGATgttgtacatacatatacacaCGTGTATTGTACTGAGCATTAATAAGGGTATAACTATTGATAAAAATACATATAGGAGCTCGTAATATGTGAAGATCATTTTTAGAACTTATATTGGATGATAATCCAATGCGCGAATAATATATATGGGCAGAGAACATGTACAATTATACTGACTGGAGCATTAAAAAGGGGGAAGGCAAGTGTGTCCTGCCATGCTTTTAGACAATACTCAATTAATTACAAAAGAGATAACAACATTTATCCTTGTATTAATGTTGGCtgaatagaattttaattatgATAATGTCACTAAAAAAAATATACGTATAAAAACATGAGAATATAAAAAGGAAAAAGTGATGTGTCCCTCATAAAAAAATAATGTTACAAGTTTTATTCGTTTTATAAACTTCGAGCAcgttgaaaatatttttaattaaatttaaatctcgTGTAACATTCATAACGATATTCCCAATATCAAAAGCTACGTTTTTCTATATATACGTTTACACCCATACACCTATTGTGTTTTATAACTCTATAATCGAAAGAGAATGCCGAGAGAAATTAATTATagagtatattatatataatatattagaaGATTGCAGCAAATCGTTTTTAAAAGCGAAATGCGTCTCGTGCTCCAGTCAATCGATGTACGACCAGATGAGGCATAAAAACGTAGATATAATGAAGTAGAGATAACGAGTCGAACAAATAAACggatttgatgtttagacgctGCCTCTGTTATGTGCCCTGCCGCAGAAAAATAAGATAACAGACCCATGTACCCGCCTCCCGAGATCGGTATatgatattaaaaataaattcacattaaaaataaaattagctgtattttttcttttaacaCCACACACACAGCCTTTGAAGTCATTAGAGAATATTTTCTTTACAGATTTAGTGATTTATTGTATAAACTATGTAATTCGTGTTATTACCTATAAATATCATAAATATCCTTGTACATATTATGTAAAATTCTAAAACTATTAAAGCTATAAATTACAACtcgaaaataatattttccCCTGATATATTTTTAGATACTATTACAAATAAAGTACCGTACTATAGTTTACACTGCTCGAATAAAATATATGTTTAAAAGACATCATTTATGTCGTACAAATTAAAATACAACATATGAAATATGTTATAAATACAAATTACAGTTATTTTACGTAATAACATTTTATAATAGTAATACGATGTTTATAAATAGTATATTCAATAGCAATTAAATAACAAGATTAATACAAAACAAACTGATGTTATGAATAACTTAACACGGTATATCTTTACATAAATATTATCTTCATACTGTTTGACTTCATACTCTTTAAATGAATATGTGCTCTGTTAatctacatttttttgaaattaTACTTATATATCTCCTAATAAGTACATTGTTAGTGCCATGTAGCTTCtataatttatataaacatTTATTTTGCCCGATATGCAGCAATGTATTTATACTGTATTTTTTGTGCTATAATCcaaacatttttttaaatatcacATATCAGTTCATTAGATATTATATTATGTCATTTAAGCATGACTAATTGAACTGGAATAAagtaaataatattttctttgtcCATTATTTAAGatagtaaaaataaataattctaaatgTATAATTCATAATACTTTAAGAGGAATTAATTGCATTACAATTAATAAAATATGAAGAATTTGTTTACAAGTTCAACATTAACAATGTCATAATGCCtgcataaaatataatatttgcaTATAAAAGATACTTTTTGGTGCAGTAACATTTTTAAGtgataaaataaattatatgtATAAATAGATTATTAACCAGACCAATCCTCGTCCTCTCtgcaaatgaattgtaaatttaTTAATACTTCAAGTCTTAATGCACGTCAAGTACAGCCCCTCACCGACAATAAGCTTTGACAGCAAAGCACATATGTAGATGCCACATGATCTTCATCGGAACATTTTTGTGACTATATAACAACTGTAAGCTGTTTGCTGAGATTAATGAAAATAACTTTTATAAATGTTATTATTTTCCTCTGAAACaatattttactattattaaaaatattattttgtaATGATTAATCGACCAGCAAAAATAGACTACAACCTTGGATTTTAGATAGAACAGAGAAAGATAGATTATCTGTATTCTATAAAGAAAATTAAGAAAAATAGTATTCATAATTGTGGAAGAAATTCTTGTCAAATTATAATTGAGATCATTGTCAATAAAattttacatatatttacaTTATAAGCAGGGCGTTGACAGCACATTTAGCACATTGCACAAAAAGAAATTATATACTTAATATAGACCCATGACTTGGACGTCTTTTGTTTTGTTTCCCATGTATCTGGTTCTGACTTTCTGCTGATAAATTTATGTTCAATTGCGCTGTTGATGCAGTTGTTACTTCATCATCTGATTCCATTGGACTAATTCGAATAGCCTGATACCACTGATTTGTCAAATCTGTCATTTgagatttacaatcttttagtTCTTGTTGTGTAAATCTTCTAGTGAAAAATGGAATAAAAAACTTTAGATCCCATCTAGCAAAACCGCGAATTCGAGACTGTAGAAAGGACACTTCAATCTCTTCTTCTGTAAGTTCTGACAAATGTTCAGAATCTATTGTTTGTCCCTAAAAGAGAAATGCAATGGATAAAATATACACCCATCTGTCTATAAACATTTCTATGCACATAAACGTACCCATTCTCTAGTTTTACTTAGTGAAATTTCTTTAtctttccttcttcttctactattgtttttttgtttcttttctgCTCTTAAAAATTTCAGTAACGGCATAGTGGAACCACCAAATATTAACGTTGTGAATAATACAATAATTAGCGTGGTAGTGATAATCACGTGTCGTGTTTCATCACTGAAGTCTAAATGTAAAGACAAAGCATAAGAGATAGCCCCACGAAGACCGCTAAACCACATTATGAACATCATCTTTCTAGTGATTTGATGTTCTCGAAATCGATTCACAAGGAAAGCTAATGGAAAAATGTTTGCAGCTCTACCAATTAAGCATAGGATTATAGACCATATAATTAATGCCGGTTCAACCTATAATTGATAATCGTTATTAGTGTAAAGCATATGAAAGAAATTAAATGTTAGTTCTGTGTCATCTTACCCTATGCCTGAAGCTGAACAAAGCTAATCCTAAGTATGCAAATACACAAGTTTCAGCAATAAATGCTAAGGTTCTCATAGTTTGTTGCATTGTAATTTGAGTAACAGTCGATAAATTAAAATGTGTATAATGTGACATTACAATACCATTAAATAAAATTGCCATAATGCCTGAAATAATGTGTAATGTTTAATTATACATTTATTATACAATAATTAAAACGGTACCAAAACTTGAAAATTTATATTCATACCAGATAATTGTATGCCCTCTGCTAAAACATACGGTGCATAAGTAAACACCAGCATAAGTCCAAATTCTAGAGAGGGATTTTTTCTGAGATCCACATGTTTAAGTAATAATGCGCTTATGAGAGCAAAGACAACTCCAATACCAGCAGAGGCAAAAAACATGAGGCAAAATCTATTTAAGCCAAGTATAATCGCTTCGCTAGTGGTTGTTGCATTGTTAGATTCCAATACAGATGTAGTTAATACAATAGAAATAGCATCATTTAAAATGGATTCTCCGAAAACTAACATGTTCAATACTGGATCTACATCTAAGGCGTGAAATATGGCTACAGTAGCAACTGGATCTACTGCCGATATTAACGAACCAAATGCAAAACTTTCAACGAAACTAAGTTTATATGCTACCTGAGCTAATCCTAACAAATAAATTCCAGCCCCGATAACGAATGCTGATATTGCTGTACCAAATATAGCAAAAACCAATATACTGCCAATATTTTGGAAAAAATTTCCTTTGTGCAAGTTATAACCTGATTCAAATATAATAGGTGGAAGTAGTACGAGAAAGAATGCAGTTGGAGAAAAAGCTTCTTCCTTTCTCCAATTGGCTATATTTTGATTCGACATAAGATTTATGATCATACCGATAGCCCCTCCCAAAAAAACAATTACTACCGATTCTGGCAAATACTGAAAATTCGTTTGCAACATAAGATGTATAAGTAGAATACCTAAAGCTAACACACATAGGACAAAAAATATGGACATAGAACTATTGTGCTCTTCTTCCGCAGAGCCCTTATCAGGTAATACTGGTTCTGCTGGTATAACTGTTGTTGTACTTGTATTTGTTGTATTATTAACATCTGAACTTTGTGGTGGAATTGTAAATTCAGACGCATTGTTTTCATTTTTATCGGCGATAATACTTGTGGATAATGTATTAGCTTTTTCAGTAGTTTGATTGTTAGTATCACTATCAGATTGAACTGTAGTCGTTGAAACATTTTGAGACGTTACAATCACTGTGCTAGGTGATGTGGTGACAAGTACTCTTAAATCGTTGTTACTAGGATTTTCTGATGTATGCGATTCTATAGACACACCGTTGTTTAAATTTGTCGGCGTGGAATCTTTTAATACGAAACTCTGACTGTTTGATGTGACACTTTCAGGTTTAAGGTTAGAAATTTCTTGTGCGTACGACCATACACCGAAAATGAAAACTGTgataaaaattataatatttttacgtAGAAGTTCATTATTAACTGAATGTAAATTCATGTTTATGCGATTTTTGACAATTAAATATACACTTATTTAATGAGGTTTAACGGCGAAATGACAACTGATGCAGAATATTTTGATGTTGCGTTCTGCGCTTGCGTCACTCGCAGAACACGTGTTTCAGTATTGAAATTGATACTCAATTCGCAACAAATAGATGGAAAATGATTTTTCTTTTAAATGCAAATAATTAAAAGATAATAAAATATGTACAATTGACAAACGTGAAACAATGACGTCTAAGAAATATTTATAGAAATTAAGAAGTTATATTTTACGACCATTTTTTTTATGAAAACGCTGTATATCACATCATACTATACAAACGATTACGTTTATTATGTTTAATCTTTATCCTTTTTTATAGAAATAGGTTCATTCTCATAACAGCTTGGTAACCCATAGCGGCCAATTTCTGCTGAATGCACTGCATCTTTGCCTAACCTTTGTTCAATTCCTTTCCACGACCTATTGTATAAAAATTCCGCTCCTGCTTTGCCAATTGCAACAACACCTACATCAATTACAGTAATAGTATGAAATAAAATGTATTATTCTTATTTACTAGTTTCATAATGTACAAGTACCTGGTGAATTATTAATTACTAAAGTATTCATTTTGTTTGTACATAGAACGCCTTCATCACAGTTTCTAAGTTTACCGGTAATTAAGGAAACATCTGAATCTGTTGACGCTTCAAAGTTAATGTAATTAATTCCATTAGGAAGTATTTGTCTAAAATCCATACAATATTGTGTATAACATTCCCTTAAACTATTAAATGCTAATTCTACTTCATAGGGGATTAGCATTGGTTTTAAAAATTCTCTAGAATCAAATATTTCACTTTCTGAACATGTTATCACAACAAAGGCATCAATctgtaaaaatataatatactgtTACTCTCAGTATTAACTGAtggtatatttaatattttaaatgttaTTAGCCAACATACCTCTGGAAAATTAGCAAGTTTAGTTGGATTAATTTTACCGACACTTAAGATGTAAGActttttatttttctcttttAGAACACGTTTAACCATTGCTATTATTTTTAGGTAATCTTTAATGCCTAAGGTCGCTACGACTATACCAACAACTTTAGCATCTTTCAACTTTTCAACTAAGAACCTTCTTCGCTTTAACCACGGAGTGTTTAAAGCTTCGTATTCAACAATATTACTATTCTCAAAATAATACCATTTCTTTGCAGAAATTGTCATAGCTAATGAAACAAATGTCTTCTCATTGTTTCCCAAAAAGAATGCTACATAATCTTCAATTTTATACGCCTTATCTAATTTAAAACATCTGCCCAAAATTATCGTAGATGAATCATCTTTATTATCTGTAAATACTGTATTAGAGGTACAGTTTAATAAAGTAAAAACTAAATTTTCATAAATAGGTGTTAATATTTTATGTATATTCTCTGAAATAGAAACACATTTAAAATTGTAAATAAATACAATAGATGAAGCGTCGTAATATACTTTAAGTATAATGAAAAACTTACCAATTTTATGTGCGTAACTAACatcataaaaaaataaaattctttCAGATCGATTGACAAAGTTGAGtttaaatttattaataacTTCTGTtgtaacaatctcttttttggGTAAAACATGGAATACTGGCAAACGAATAGTAGGATTTAAACAGGCGTGACCGAAATGTATTATGCCATCTGCATTAATGTGCTGAGCTGCTATTTCATCGACGCAACAACTACCGCAGGAAGTATCACCCAAGATGTATACTTTCTTTTTAATGTGATTTTCCAAATTTAACGCAACTTCTACTGAGTCTGGTAAAAGGTTGTCAGGAAATTGTAAACAGACctaaaaatatgtatttatcAGATTAATCCTTTTATTACATATTTGCAAGTATAAACTTGCCTCTTTAAAAATATAGATCTATTTgtcaaatatttaaataagtATACAAGAGTAACAACAGGTATAATTTAACCTCTAAAATATTACGGgaattaaataaaattgaatgataaaaaaaagaactttAACCATACAATTCTAATTGATCAAACGTTTATCGCatgtaaataaaatattcaaaccTTATTTAAATTATGCGCATTAATCCATTCACTACACTTATCCACTTCATAAGAGTGATCGTCTGTAGCACCATTCATTTTGCCTTCTATATTTTAGCACAGTATGCTGTGGTTCTACCAATAGCAACACAAGGAGACCGTGCACTGTCGTTTCACCAATGCACGTAGCTGACGTCACTTAAAATCGTACCGCATGAAATAGAACcttgaaactgtaaattatCG comes from the Xylocopa sonorina isolate GNS202 chromosome 1, iyXylSono1_principal, whole genome shotgun sequence genome and includes:
- the Nhe1 gene encoding na[+]/H[+] hydrogen exchanger 1 isoform X1, giving the protein MNLHSVNNELLRKNIIIFITVFIFGVWSYAQEISNLKPESVTSNSQSFVLKDSTPTNLNNGVSIESHTSENPSNNDLRVLVTTSPSTVIVTSQNVSTTTVQSDSDTNNQTTEKANTLSTSIIADKNENNASEFTIPPQSSDVNNTTNTSTTTVIPAEPVLPDKGSAEEEHNSSMSIFFVLCVLALGILLIHLMLQTNFQYLPESVVIVFLGGAIGMIINLMSNQNIANWRKEEAFSPTAFFLVLLPPIIFESGYNLHKGNFFQNIGSILVFAIFGTAISAFVIGAGIYLLGLAQVAYKLSFVESFAFGSLISAVDPVATVAIFHALDVDPVLNMLVFGESILNDAISIVLTTSVLESNNATTTSEAIILGLNRFCLMFFASAGIGVVFALISALLLKHVDLRKNPSLEFGLMLVFTYAPYVLAEGIQLSGIMAILFNGIVMSHYTHFNLSTVTQITMQQTMRTLAFIAETCVFAYLGLALFSFRHRVEPALIIWSIILCLIGRAANIFPLAFLVNRFREHQITRKMMFIMWFSGLRGAISYALSLHLDFSDETRHVIITTTLIIVLFTTLIFGGSTMPLLKFLRAEKKQKNNSRRRRKDKEISLSKTREWGQTIDSEHLSELTEEEIEVSFLQSRIRGFARWDLKFFIPFFTRRFTQQELKDCKSQMTDLTNQWYQAIRISPMESDDEVTTASTAQLNINLSAESQNQIHGKQNKRRPSHGSILKRTRIGLVNNLFIHIIYFIT
- the Nhe1 gene encoding na[+]/H[+] hydrogen exchanger 1 isoform X2; protein product: MNLHSVNNELLRKNIIIFITVFIFGVWSYAQEISNLKPESVTSNSQSFVLKDSTPTNLNNGVSIESHTSENPSNNDLRVLVTTSPSTVIVTSQNVSTTTVQSDSDTNNQTTEKANTLSTSIIADKNENNASEFTIPPQSSDVNNTTNTSTTTVIPAEPVLPDKGSAEEEHNSSMSIFFVLCVLALGILLIHLMLQTNFQYLPESVVIVFLGGAIGMIINLMSNQNIANWRKEEAFSPTAFFLVLLPPIIFESGYNLHKGNFFQNIGSILVFAIFGTAISAFVIGAGIYLLGLAQVAYKLSFVESFAFGSLISAVDPVATVAIFHALDVDPVLNMLVFGESILNDAISIVLTTSVLESNNATTTSEAIILGLNRFCLMFFASAGIGVVFALISALLLKHVDLRKNPSLEFGLMLVFTYAPYVLAEGIQLSGIMAILFNGIVMSHYTHFNLSTVTQITMQQTMRTLAFIAETCVFAYLGLALFSFRHRVEPALIIWSIILCLIGRAANIFPLAFLVNRFREHQITRKMMFIMWFSGLRGAISYALSLHLDFSDETRHVIITTTLIIVLFTTLIFGGSTMPLLKFLRAEKKQKNNSRRRRKDKEISLSKTREWGQTIDSEHLSELTEEEIEVSFLQSRIRGFARWDLKFFIPFFTRRFTQQELKDCKSQMTDLTNQWYQAIRISPMESDDEVTTASTAQLNINLSAESQNQIHGKQNKRRPSHGEDEDWSG
- the Dph2 gene encoding diphthamide biosynthesis 2: MNGATDDHSYEVDKCSEWINAHNLNKVCLQFPDNLLPDSVEVALNLENHIKKKVYILGDTSCGSCCVDEIAAQHINADGIIHFGHACLNPTIRLPVFHVLPKKEIVTTEVINKFKLNFVNRSERILFFYDVSYAHKIENIHKILTPIYENLVFTLLNCTSNTVFTDNKDDSSTIILGRCFKLDKAYKIEDYVAFFLGNNEKTFVSLAMTISAKKWYYFENSNIVEYEALNTPWLKRRRFLVEKLKDAKVVGIVVATLGIKDYLKIIAMVKRVLKEKNKKSYILSVGKINPTKLANFPEIDAFVVITCSESEIFDSREFLKPMLIPYEVELAFNSLRECYTQYCMDFRQILPNGINYINFEASTDSDVSLITGKLRNCDEGVLCTNKMNTLVINNSPGVVAIGKAGAEFLYNRSWKGIEQRLGKDAVHSAEIGRYGLPSCYENEPISIKKDKD